From Dehalococcoidales bacterium:
TACTGCCCGATGAGGCCCAGAAGCACGGTCTGGTGAAAGACATCGAGGTGGATGGGGACGGAATGGTTCAGGCCTTCGACGGACCCGGACTGGGCGCGGAGATAGATTTCGAGCTGATCGAACGGAACAAGATTGCTGAGTTTTGTTGACAACCAATCGCGCTTCACCGCGATTGGTTGTTATCAGTACTAGTTGAAATGGGGAATGTCGATTATTTGAGGTTTGCTCTTAATGGAGACTGAAGCATGAAGGATCTTGAAGGAAAAGTAGCATTTGTAACCGGCGGCGCGAGTGGCATTGGCCTGGGTATGGCAAAAGCGTTCTTGAATATGGGTATGAAGGTCGCTATTGCGGACATACAAAAGCGTCGATTACCAAAAGCAGAAGCGGTATTGAATAGCCCGGGAAACGTGATTTCCATTGAGCTGGATGTTCGAGACCGTTCTGCGATCGAACGGGCGGCCGACAAGACAGAGGAGGCCTTCGACAAAGTACATGTCGTGTGCAATAACGCCGGTATCGGCGCCGGCGGCCCCGGGCACTTGATCCCGGTGGAATACTGGAATAAGGTACTTGATATCAATCTCTACGGGGTGTTCCACGGGGTCCAGGTGTTCTTCCCGCGGATGAAGCGCCACGGCGAAGGCGGTCACTTCGTAAACACCGCATCGACGGCGGGGCTGCAGCCCAACCCGGGCCAGTCCGTATACTGCACCAGCAAATATGCCATCGTTGGATACACCGAGGTCCTCCGCAGCGATCTGGCCAACGAGGATATCTCGGCTTCAGTGCTCTGCCCATGGGTAGTGGACACACCGATCTTTCATACGAACCTGGACGACGATGATGTGGAGGGCATTGCAGAGCGCAAAAAGGCAATGCCCTGGCTAAAGGACTTGGCTGTATCACCGGACCTGGTCGGCGAGCAGGTCGCAAATGGCATCCTCAATGATGAGTTGTATATC
This genomic window contains:
- a CDS encoding SDR family NAD(P)-dependent oxidoreductase is translated as MKDLEGKVAFVTGGASGIGLGMAKAFLNMGMKVAIADIQKRRLPKAEAVLNSPGNVISIELDVRDRSAIERAADKTEEAFDKVHVVCNNAGIGAGGPGHLIPVEYWNKVLDINLYGVFHGVQVFFPRMKRHGEGGHFVNTASTAGLQPNPGQSVYCTSKYAIVGYTEVLRSDLANEDISASVLCPWVVDTPIFHTNLDDDDVEGIAERKKAMPWLKDLAVSPDLVGEQVANGILNDELYIFCDGEGSRDMIERRVKAIRDAFDRQFPK